One stretch of Arachis hypogaea cultivar Tifrunner chromosome 20, arahy.Tifrunner.gnm2.J5K5, whole genome shotgun sequence DNA includes these proteins:
- the LOC114926140 gene encoding uncharacterized protein, with product MQAILQWLSVESSCGITIELELLGDTSFRWIATCLAPTMSQDHVQLDSGLICKVVLPMIKTDPSVSIPVLQMESETTESWSFFLSNLRQHVTSQPEILIISNRSQAIRTVLNAPHSGWHPLSAYHAYCIRHMASNFNSRFKSTEGKRKELWLQHCNEGRRYGHMTTNLSECINTVLKGTRNLSVAAIFRATYERLQHLFVRRGREVHAQLQGGHIYSQRLLAAIDKNRESLSMLRVTHCDRRASVFSVEEMELVDGWSQTSYRVRMTERTCDCVLFQSLHYPCRHALAACAAASIEWGHFVDPLYTMASVFKVYEREFPPIPDEKMWPPWYGARLKPNFAMRRKASGRPVSTRIWNEIDAIERAKKRCGLCHGEGHTRHGCPNAPHSDP from the exons ATGCAAGCAATTCTCCAATGGTTGTCTGTGGAGTCTTCGTGTGGCATTACAATTGAACTTGAATTACTG GGAGATACGTCGTTTCGGTGGATTGCAACCTGTCTGGCACCAACCATGTCTCAAGACCATGTGCAATTGGATAGTGGGTTGATTTGCAAGGTTGTGTTACCAATGATAAAGACTGATCCGTCGGTGTCTATCCCAGTGTTGCAAA TGGAGTCTGAGACAACGGAGTCATGGTCATTTTTCCTCTCAAATTTGAGACAACATGTTACTTCACAGCCAGAAATCCTGATCATATCAAATAGATCACAGGCCATTCGCACCGTTCTCAATGCACCTCACAGTGGATGGCATCCCCTGTCAGCATATCATGCTTACTGCATCCGACACATGGCTTCAAACTTCAACTCCAGGTTCAAATCGACCGAGGGTAAGAG GAAGGAATTGTGGTTGCAACATTGCAACGAAGGCCGTCGGTATGGTCACATGACTACGAACCTATCGGAGTGTATAAATACCGTGCTGAAGGGAACGAGGAATCTTTCGGTCGCAGCGATTTTTCGGGCAACGTATGAGAGGTTGCAACATTTGTTCGTGCGCAGAGGACGCGAAGTACATGCTCAGTTACAGGGCGGACATATCTACTCACAACGGCTGTTGGCAGCTATAGATAAGAACAGAGAGAGCCTGTCGATGTTGCGAGTCACCCATTGTGATCGTAGGGCATCCGTTTTTAGCGTGGAAGAGATGGAGCTAGTAGATGGTTGGTCACAAACTTCATATCGAGTTCGTATGACTGAGCGTACATGCGATTGCGTCCTGTTCCAGTCATTGCATTACCCATGTCGACACGCCCTGGCGGCATGTGCAGCTGCGAGTATTGAGTGGGGTCATTTTGTGGACCCCTTGTACACGATGGCCTCTGTATTCAAGGTATACGAGAGGGAGTTTCCGCCGATACCAGATGAAAAGATGTGGCCTCCATGGTACGGTGCACGCCTGAAACCCAACTTTGCCATGAGGAGGAAGGCATCGGGTAGGCCGGTATCTACTCGGATATGGAATGAGATAGATGCCATTGAGCGTGCGAAGAAGAGATGTGGGCTCTGCCACGGAGAGGGCCACACCAGACATGGGTGTCCCAATGCGCCCCACTCGGATCCATGA